ACATATTGTTTTGAAGGACAAAGGCAGTGTCACAGGCAGCTGTGTGGGTGTCAGGAAGGcttggagggagggggaggctggggaagagagggagactaggagagagggctATGACAGGCTGGCTGGGGGGGGTGTTGTTGAGccacagagcagaggagagggcaTGCTCTGGTCTAGTGCCTGAGAAGTCCAACTGGGGCTGTTGGGAGTCAGTGTGTTACCTACCTCTGACTGTTGCATGCTGGAGCCCCAGTCAGACAAATGGATGTTGTAGAtcgatcagggtttcccaaactcgtccTGGACCTcccacgttttggtttttgtccTAGCACTACAAGGCTGAttgaaataatcaaagcttgatgatgagttggttatttgaatcagctgtgaatgcttgggcaaaaaccaaaacgtgcacccaggggggacccaggaccgagtttgagaAACCCTGTTGTAGATGACTGTCTAATATGTTATGCTCAGTGTCTGTCACAATACAACATGCTTTACTTCGCCCATAGCAGTAAACTAGTGCTTTAATAAAGATGTGAAATCACTGAATTTTGATATGGACAACATTTTAATGATGAGCTGACTGATTACTGATCCCTGTCCCTCcaaccctgttctctctctctctcaagggcaATGTTTATGAGTGGTCTGTCTGAGAGTAAACAGACTAATGTTCACCTGAGGAATGTGGACCCTGCCACTCTCCAGATCATCATCACCTACGCCTATACAGGCAACCTGGCTATCAATGACAGCACTGTGGAGCCACTCTATGAGACCGCATGCTTCCTACAGGTATGGTACCAGTCTCCTATCCATCCACCCCCCCACTCCTCTGGGTCTCAACATTACTCTATTAATCTAGACGTATCCTACTCTACCCACTTACTACCATGTCTGTCCTTGTGAGTCTTGTCTATTGACTACATCACATCACTGACCCTCCTATTTCTGATCAGTGGACTCTGAGGAATGAGGAGTATGTATAGGCAAATGGACAGTGATTGTGATTCTTCTTAGTAATATAGTTGTGATATTGATCTTGTTTTTCAAGCAGTAGCTAGTTCTCTATAATACCACTCTGACCctgctcccctccctctgtctagGTAGAGGATGTGCTACTGCAGTGCAGGGACTACCTGGTGAAGAAGATCCACGCAGACAACTGTGTCCGGATGCTGAGCATCGGGGATCTGTTCTCCTGTGTGGAGCTGAAACAGAGCGCAAAGCGCATGGTGGAACACAAGTTCCCCGTAGTGTACCACCAGGAGGCCTTCCTACAGCTGTCCCACGAGCTGCTGGTCGACGTACTGTGCTCAGACAACCTCAACGTGGAGAAGGTGGGTACACACTATTCTGTTTATATGTACTTATGTACTTTCTACATACTTAGAAATATTCCTACAGGTATATGTACTCTCTACTCTGTCTTAATGTTGTTGGTTGTATGTGTATTTCTTATCCCTGAGCTGTAAAGCAAGTTACCCCTATGGGATAAGAATACGGATTCTGGCTACACAAAGTGACTGCTTGTAAAACTGATACCTATGGTGCTGTCACGATGTAGTATGTTTGATGTTCAAATATTCTCTTTTCTCTTAGGAGGAGACTGTGAGGGAGGCTGCCATGCTGTGGCTGGAGTACAACATGGAGGCTAGGTCCCAGTACCTGTCCTCAGTTCTCAGCCAGATCCGCATCGATGCTCTCTCCGAGGTGACTCAGCGTGCCTGGTTCCAGGGCCTACCGCCTAACGACAAGTCTGTCGTAGTGCAGGGCCTCTACAAGTCCATGCCCAAGTTCTTCAAACCCCGCCTGGGCATGACCAAGGAGGAGATGCTCATCTTCATGGAGGCCACGTCAGAGTGGCCGGCCGACATGGGTCACGTGATGACGGGCCCCAACCACACAGTGGTATGTTACAGCCCACAGGCCGAGAAGGTCTACAAGCTCAGCAACCCGCCCGGCGATCTCCAGAAGGTTGGGACGCTCGTCACACCCGACAACGACGTGTTCATCGCTGGCGGGCAGATCCCGCTTAAGAACTCGATCGCCAACCACGGGAAGAGCGGTGGAAAGCTACAGGCGGTGTTCCGATCGGTGGATAGCTTCTTCTGGTTTGACGCCCAGCAGAATGCATGGGTGCCCAAGACGCCCATGCTGTGTGCCCGCATCAAGCCCTCTCTGGTCTACTGCGAGGGGTATATCTACGCCATCGGGGGGGACAACGTGGGCGGGGAGCTGAATAAACGTACCGTAGAGCGCTACGACTGTgagaaagatgagtgggccaTGATGAGCCCTCTCCCCTGCGCCTGGAACTGGACCACGTCCGTAGCAGCCCACGACTGTATCTACGTGATGACCCACGACCTCATGTACTGCTACTTCCCCCGCGCTGACACCTGGGTAGAGATGGCCATGAGGAAGACCAGTCGCTGCTTCGCCTCCGCCGCCACATTCGGTGACCTCATCTTCTACATCGGGGGGCTCCACGTCGTCTCCAACTCGGGTGTCCGCATGCCCACCAGCACCATCGACGGCTCTTCCGTCACTGTGGAGATCTACGACGTCGGCAAGAACGAGTGGCGCCTGGCTGCCAACATCCCCGCCAAGCGCTATTCGGACCCGTGCGTGCGGGCTGTGGTGCTCCTTGGCTCTCTGTGCATCTTCATGCGCGAGACTCACATGAACGAGCGCGCCAAGTACGCCATCTACCAGTACGACCTGGAGCTCGACCGCTGGTACCTGAGGCAGCCCGTGTCAGAGCGCGTGCTCTGGGACCTGGGGAAGGACTTCCGCTGCGCCGTGGGGAAGCTGTACCCATCCTGTCTGGAAGAATCCCCATGGAAACCACCCACCTACCTGTTCTCCCCCGACGGGGCCGAGGAGTTTGAGGTGGACGGGGAGATGGTCTCCCTCCCTCACATATAGCTCTTAACCTTTCA
This sequence is a window from Coregonus clupeaformis isolate EN_2021a chromosome 7, ASM2061545v1, whole genome shotgun sequence. Protein-coding genes within it:
- the LOC121569402 gene encoding kelch repeat and BTB domain-containing protein 2 isoform X1 — protein: MSDLSERRPVNTDYAVSLLEQLKFFYEQKLLTDVVLLVEDNEFPCHKMVLATCSSYFRAMFMSGLSESKQTNVHLRNVDPATLQIIITYAYTGNLAINDSTVEPLYETACFLQVEDVLLQCRDYLVKKIHADNCVRMLSIGDLFSCVELKQSAKRMVEHKFPVVYHQEAFLQLSHELLVDVLCSDNLNVEKEETVREAAMLWLEYNMEARSQYLSSVLSQIRIDALSEVTQRAWFQGLPPNDKSVVVQGLYKSMPKFFKPRLGMTKEEMLIFMEATSEWPADMGHVMTGPNHTVVCYSPQAEKVYKLSNPPGDLQKVGTLVTPDNDVFIAGGQIPLKNSIANHGKSGGKLQAVFRSVDSFFWFDAQQNAWVPKTPMLCARIKPSLVYCEGYIYAIGGDNVGGELNKRTVERYDCEKDEWAMMSPLPCAWNWTTSVAAHDCIYVMTHDLMYCYFPRADTWVEMAMRKTSRCFASAATFGDLIFYIGGLHVVSNSGVRMPTSTIDGSSVTVEIYDVGKNEWRLAANIPAKRYSDPCVRAVVLLGSLCIFMRETHMNERAKYAIYQYDLELDRWYLRQPVSERVLWDLGKDFRCAVGKLYPSCLEESPWKPPTYLFSPDGAEEFEVDGEMVSLPHI
- the LOC121569402 gene encoding kelch repeat and BTB domain-containing protein 2 isoform X2, with protein sequence MFMSGLSESKQTNVHLRNVDPATLQIIITYAYTGNLAINDSTVEPLYETACFLQVEDVLLQCRDYLVKKIHADNCVRMLSIGDLFSCVELKQSAKRMVEHKFPVVYHQEAFLQLSHELLVDVLCSDNLNVEKEETVREAAMLWLEYNMEARSQYLSSVLSQIRIDALSEVTQRAWFQGLPPNDKSVVVQGLYKSMPKFFKPRLGMTKEEMLIFMEATSEWPADMGHVMTGPNHTVVCYSPQAEKVYKLSNPPGDLQKVGTLVTPDNDVFIAGGQIPLKNSIANHGKSGGKLQAVFRSVDSFFWFDAQQNAWVPKTPMLCARIKPSLVYCEGYIYAIGGDNVGGELNKRTVERYDCEKDEWAMMSPLPCAWNWTTSVAAHDCIYVMTHDLMYCYFPRADTWVEMAMRKTSRCFASAATFGDLIFYIGGLHVVSNSGVRMPTSTIDGSSVTVEIYDVGKNEWRLAANIPAKRYSDPCVRAVVLLGSLCIFMRETHMNERAKYAIYQYDLELDRWYLRQPVSERVLWDLGKDFRCAVGKLYPSCLEESPWKPPTYLFSPDGAEEFEVDGEMVSLPHI